The Saprospiraceae bacterium genome contains the following window.
ATCATAGGTATAGTCTTGATTGGCTACCAGGGTATCAGACACCTTATCAAATACATCTCGTACCAATTGATCATTCCGTTGAATGAAATTTCCTAAAAATTGCAGTGCGAAATTTTTACCCAAAGGTTCTACATACAGGGCACTTGATTTTATAGAACGTATGTTTGTATTAAAATCAATAAACTGATCAAGATTCACAATTGAATCCATGCCTCCGGATCCATAATAATTATTATTGGAGTACAGATCTTCGTCTGTTTCACGATCATTTTCGCTGTATATAAAATTGACACCTAAATTCCGGCGCTTGTTTACAAACTTCTTTTTAAAATAAGCAACTCCCTGCCAGCCCAGATTTTTACGATCTGCGTTTCGATCCAGATTTAGTGAACTGGTTAAACTGCCTTCTTCAGATAAATTTAAGAATTTACCCTGGCTGATTTGATTTGTAAATATTCCATTTCCGCGCAATTTAAACAAAATGGTGTGTAAGGAATCCAGCTCCTTTTCAAAAATCATTTCTGCCCTATGGGATCCGTTTTTTCGTTCCAGATCACTTTGATCATCCGTTGTATAATTTTGATCCGGTAGAAAAAATTGCCGTTTCCGTATTGCTTTTGCAAACAAATTATTCTGTTTATAAGTATAACTTCCTGATATTTTTGTTTTGTTGAAATCGTAGTTGTAATTAAATCCAGCTTGAGAATTTTTTGGAATACCGGCTGCATCATCTCCAAAATAACCCTCTGAGCCTCCAAATTCATCAGAACTTTCATCTGTACCACCAGCATAAAATCTAAATGACTGCGAAAAACTAAAGAGCTCCTCAGCAAAATTCCATTCCCAACTTTGTTGACCTCTAAAATCCTGGTAGTCATTCCAATTCATCCCATTTCTGCCGGTATTATTTTGCACTCCAATTAAACTGAATTGTTCCTTTTTATTAAACTTATTGTAATTACCCTTCATCTCCCATTTTGCTTCCGTTTGACTGGTCCCCGTTTGAAAATCTTCCCGCTGTTCAATACCAAGTCCAGCCAGAATTTTTCCAAAACCACCTTTCTTAAACTCATCTTTTAATTCAAGATTCATGGTCTTTTGGTCTTTATCAATTGACAATCCGGTCAATTTCTCTTGCTCAGATTTTTCATTAAAAACCTGAACTTTTGAAACACTTTCTGCAGGTAAATTTTTAGTAGCCATGCTTGGGTCTTCCCCAAAGAAACGCTTCCCATCTACTGTCAATTTATTTACCGATTGACCTTGGCTGGTAATTGAGCCATCGTTTGCAACTTCGATACCTGGCAATTTTCTCAATAAATCTTCTACGGTAGAACCAATAGGAACTTTAAATGTGCTGGCATCGTATTCAATCGTATCTCCACGCATTTTTAAAGGAGCTTTGGCTTCTTTAATTACGACTTCAAATAAGACTTTATTAATGGGTGTTAAGCGAATTGCACCCAATTCCAATTTAGTTGTCTGCAACGGATCTATGCGTTTCTCAAATGAAAAATAACCGAGATAACTTATTTTAAGTATAATTGGCTTGTCTGTTTTTTCTTTAATATTAAAATTACCTGAATTGTCTGATTGGGTAAAACCGATGTAGGTGCTATCCTGAGCATCCAAAATTAAAATACTTGCATGGCTAAGTGCTTCACCGGAAGAATCCGTCACCATCCCATTAATATGAAGGGTTGTCTGTGCTGTTAAGGAAAAAATAAACAGATAAAATAACGATCCTATTGCGAGTAATTTTTTTTTCATATTAAAAGCGAAGCTAATTTTTAAACAAACCCATGAATTGCACCATTTTTAATTCCTATTGCAAATACCAAAGCTCATTGTTCAAATTTTGGTATGCAATCAAACCCAAATGTTTCTGAAAGTAAAGTTTACTGATATTAATTTGATTGAGTTTTGGATTTTCAACTTCAATCAATACCATTTTATTATTTGCCGAATCAAGCAAGGCTACTTTTGAATATTTCCATGAAAAGACTGTATCTCGATTCACATCTAAATAACCGGTATATTCTTCATCAAATCGATTGCTGGTATTGTTCTGATCACTGTAAACATAAAATTGGACATAATTACTAAAGGAGCGGATTGAAAAGAATCTGTGCTGATCTCTATTTATAAAATCAATCTGATAATATTCACATTCGCCTGTGCATTCTTCACCGGCACAATGAAAAGAATCATGTAATTTTTTCATTTCGATTGTATCCAATTCCTGTTGTGCATTTTTAAATTGGAGCAGACCTAACTGGCTGAGCTCAGTCCAGGATTTGGCTTCAGGGTTAAGGTTCGTGTTGGCTTGAGTACAATTATAACAGGCCTGAATTGTCAATGAAGTCAATCCTAAAAAACAAAGGGTCCGAAACTTTGGAAGTGAAATTTGCATCAATCAACAGCGCCTTAAATTTACTACAACGCAAATTGGTCACACGTAGTATAAAATTGAGGCAGGTCTAATGCTTAACATCAGACAATAATCTTGGTGCCGCTTCAAGCATTTCTGCGCTGGCTTTTGCTTTATACTTTTCAAAATTATTGATAAACAATTCTGCCAGTTGATTCGCTTTCTGATCATAGGCATTTTTATCTGCCCAGGTGTTTTTTGGATTTAGGATTTCCGCTGGGACTCCTTCACAAGAAGTTGGATATTCTAAGCCAAAAAGTTCGTGTTTCTCATAGCCAGCTTGATTAAGACTTCCATTCATCACTGCTGTAATCAATGCACGGGTATAAGCTAATTTAATGCGGCTTCCCGTTCCATAAGGTCCACCTGTCCAGCCGGTATTTACCAACCAGATCTTAGGTTGATATTTGTCAATTCGTTTTCCAAGCATTGCAGCATAAAATGTTGGGTGCAATGGCAGAAACGGGGCGCCAAAGCAATTGGAAAATGTCGCTTTTGGCTCTGTAATACCAGCTTCTGTACCAGCAACTTTAGCGGTATAACCGGATATAAAATGATACATTGCCTGACCTGTTGTCAGCTTGCTAATGGGTGGTAAAATTCCGTATGCATCACAGGTAAGAAAAAAGATATTGTTGGGATGGCCTCCTTTGGATGGCAATTTGGCATTACGTATATGATGGATCGGATAGGATACGCGGGTATTTTCAGTGATCGTAGAATTCGAAAAATCCGGGACATTTCCTCCAGGATAAAACTCAATATTTTCCAGAATTGCACCCGGTTTAATGGCTCGAAAGATATCTGGCTCTTTTTCTTCAGTTAAATCGATGCACTTTGCATAACAACCTCCTTCAAAATTAAAAATACCTTCATCAGACCAACCGTGTTCATCATCTCCAATCAAAGCGCGGTTGGGATCAGCGGATAAGGTCGTTTTCCCAGTACCTGATAATCCAAAGAAAATGGCAGTATCTCCATTTTTACCAATATTTGCAGAACAGTGCATCGAAAGTACTTCTTGCTGATACGGTAAAATAAAATTGAGAATGGTAAATATCGATTTTTTAATTTCACCGGTATAAGCAGATCCCCCAATTAAAATCCGTTTTGATTTAAAGTCTATGATAGAAAAATTATGTTGACGAGTACCATCAACTGCAGGATCTGCATAAAATCCAGGAGCGCAATAAATACACCAATCTGGCAAGAATTCGTCCTGCTCGTTTTCTTTTAAACGAATAAACATATTCCCGGCAAATTGGGCGCTCCAGGGATACTCAGCAAATACCCGTACGCTGATTCGATATCGTGTATCGGCACATGCAAATGCATCCTGGACAAATACATCTTTGCCTTCAAAATAGGCTGCAACCTTTTTTAAAAGTGCATCAAATTTTTCCTGTGAAAAAGATTTATTAAATTTATTCCAATCAACTGCATCGTGGGTCAGCTCATTGTCAACAGTAAATTTATCTTCCGGGCTTCGGCCAGTAAATTCTCCGGTACGAATGCAAAGTGCACCTGAATTACTAAGAGTTCCCTGTTGACGTTTTAAAGACTCAGCGACAAGTTCTTCTGCTGATAAATTACAATATTGATTGGTTGTGTTTTTTATTCCAAAGCTTTCAATTGTAGATCGTGGTGAAATTCTCCCATAAAAACCCATACATCCGAATTTTATACCGCTTGATTAATGCCTGCAAAGGTAGTATCAAAATGCATAGAAGCTGGTAGCAATTAACGATTCATTAATCGGGAATTTTAAAATAATTTCTTACATGAAAATCTAAAAATTACACCAGGTTTGATTTACCCTACAAAGAAGCCATGGTTTGATTTAACTAACTGAGATACAATGACATATTGTAATATAAGCTATACGTTCCCAAATTAAGTTTGTCAAAAAGTCTTGAAAATCTAGAATATTGGCATTCAAAAATTAAGTCGTTCGGGGCAATTGAATAGAAATTGTGGTTCCTTTACCGATCTCAGAGTTTTTGACATAAATCTTTCCCTGATGATAATTCTCAATAATTCGCCGGGCTAATGAAAGTCCAAGTCCCCATCCACGGGTTTTAGTGGTAAATCCAGGTTTGAAAATCGTTTTCCACTGTGAATTTGGAATCCCTTTGCCTGAATCTTTAATATTAAGATAAATCCAATGAGAATCCTCCATTAATTCAAACTGTATGAGTCCTTTATGGTCCATTGCATCCAATGAATTCCGTAACAAATTTTCAATAACCCATGAAAATAAATTGACATTAATAGATGCTGATAAACTCGAACGATCCTGGTTCAAAATTTCAAAATGAATACTTTTAGAAGCCCTGGCTGCTATATAGTTTTTGCAAGATTCCAAAACAGGAAACAGATTCGTTAATATCAATTCAGGCTTCGATCCAATTTTAGAAAATCGGTCAGCAACTTGTTGAAGTTTTTGAATATCGTATTCCATTTCATTAATGACCTGCTCTTGTTCTATAGAACTTAAATTATTGGTTCGTAAATGTTCAATCCATCCCATCATTCCTGATATTGGTGTTCCCAATTGATGCGCCGTTTCTTTTGCCATTCCTACCCAAATTCTATTCTGCTCTTCTTTTCGTGAAGCATTAAATACAGCATAACCGATACCGGCATATAATAATAAAAGGAATAACTGTACCAATGGAAAATAACTCAGCCAGGTTAGAATTTTAGGGTACCTGTAATAGATCGTATAATCATCGCTTATTACTGGTGGAGGACCTTTGGATTTCAACTCATTTAATAAGG
Protein-coding sequences here:
- a CDS encoding outer membrane beta-barrel protein, with the protein product MKKKLLAIGSLFYLFIFSLTAQTTLHINGMVTDSSGEALSHASILILDAQDSTYIGFTQSDNSGNFNIKEKTDKPIILKISYLGYFSFEKRIDPLQTTKLELGAIRLTPINKVLFEVVIKEAKAPLKMRGDTIEYDASTFKVPIGSTVEDLLRKLPGIEVANDGSITSQGQSVNKLTVDGKRFFGEDPSMATKNLPAESVSKVQVFNEKSEQEKLTGLSIDKDQKTMNLELKDEFKKGGFGKILAGLGIEQREDFQTGTSQTEAKWEMKGNYNKFNKKEQFSLIGVQNNTGRNGMNWNDYQDFRGQQSWEWNFAEELFSFSQSFRFYAGGTDESSDEFGGSEGYFGDDAAGIPKNSQAGFNYNYDFNKTKISGSYTYKQNNLFAKAIRKRQFFLPDQNYTTDDQSDLERKNGSHRAEMIFEKELDSLHTILFKLRGNGIFTNQISQGKFLNLSEEGSLTSSLNLDRNADRKNLGWQGVAYFKKKFVNKRRNLGVNFIYSENDRETDEDLYSNNNYYGSGGMDSIVNLDQFIDFNTNIRSIKSSALYVEPLGKNFALQFLGNFIQRNDQLVRDVFDKVSDTLVANQDYTYDNDHLFRMGRVGTSLQFGKAGFNVSGGLAVQSIYLNGQFRQGIQNFSKINKDYLDVLQTVSLNYQLATNKRMSLNYAKNVQEPSFKNLSPIIDNTNPFFIRIGNSELDPEVLHQISGNYNANNQLNFTNYNINLNYTYYENQHINEQSIDSFLVSTSRAVNFKGGQRMGSYLSYSFPIIKNRLTVRTNLNYSFNLSKSIINSVLNNSKGNYTGFGVNLSWTPNEIYSIYSENRWNYSNTSYSIQSDQNYTIFSQTYNLQGNARLLWGVFCNASLDYRLYNNDQFNVAYNIPILNASVYKLFLKNKGLELRLSAYDLLNKNVSIQQQASGTQISDTRTYSLARYFMLSLSYNMKGIKASVKRSNEWMY
- the pckA gene encoding phosphoenolpyruvate carboxykinase (ATP); protein product: MGFYGRISPRSTIESFGIKNTTNQYCNLSAEELVAESLKRQQGTLSNSGALCIRTGEFTGRSPEDKFTVDNELTHDAVDWNKFNKSFSQEKFDALLKKVAAYFEGKDVFVQDAFACADTRYRISVRVFAEYPWSAQFAGNMFIRLKENEQDEFLPDWCIYCAPGFYADPAVDGTRQHNFSIIDFKSKRILIGGSAYTGEIKKSIFTILNFILPYQQEVLSMHCSANIGKNGDTAIFFGLSGTGKTTLSADPNRALIGDDEHGWSDEGIFNFEGGCYAKCIDLTEEKEPDIFRAIKPGAILENIEFYPGGNVPDFSNSTITENTRVSYPIHHIRNAKLPSKGGHPNNIFFLTCDAYGILPPISKLTTGQAMYHFISGYTAKVAGTEAGITEPKATFSNCFGAPFLPLHPTFYAAMLGKRIDKYQPKIWLVNTGWTGGPYGTGSRIKLAYTRALITAVMNGSLNQAGYEKHELFGLEYPTSCEGVPAEILNPKNTWADKNAYDQKANQLAELFINNFEKYKAKASAEMLEAAPRLLSDVKH
- a CDS encoding HAMP domain-containing histidine kinase, translating into MNLYANTSRWKIILFGLGLVFMILPLFYSNYLAKKLSALELSKVKLFETTLVEITNTSNLNEDMSYELDILTKSIMDLQVVSINRNNEIEFYNFPANTDTLSLLNELKSKGPPPVISDDYTIYYRYPKILTWLSYFPLVQLFLLLLYAGIGYAVFNASRKEEQNRIWVGMAKETAHQLGTPISGMMGWIEHLRTNNLSSIEQEQVINEMEYDIQKLQQVADRFSKIGSKPELILTNLFPVLESCKNYIAARASKSIHFEILNQDRSSLSASINVNLFSWVIENLLRNSLDAMDHKGLIQFELMEDSHWIYLNIKDSGKGIPNSQWKTIFKPGFTTKTRGWGLGLSLARRIIENYHQGKIYVKNSEIGKGTTISIQLPRTT